A genome region from Carya illinoinensis cultivar Pawnee chromosome 2, C.illinoinensisPawnee_v1, whole genome shotgun sequence includes the following:
- the LOC122300128 gene encoding uncharacterized membrane protein At1g16860-like: protein MSSRIPSHQLSNGLYVSGRPEQPKERTPTMSSAAMPYTGGDIKKSGELGKMFDIPMDGSKSRKSGPLTGAPSRTGSFGGAATHSGPIMPNATVRTSYTTPGPVSSGGMSGSASLKKSNSGPLNKHGEPLKKSSGPQSGGVTPTGRHNSGPLHHVLPATGLITSGPISSGPLNSSGAPRKVSGPLESMGSMKVPGSSVVNNQAVNILTQADEFSFKRNLPKLVSWSLILLFVMGFLAGGFILGAVHNAILLMVVVALFGTVAALFIWNTFWGRRAIIGYIARYPDSELRTAKNGQYVKVSGVVTCGNVPLETSFQNISRCVYTSTSLHEYRGWDSKAANPSHRHFTWGLRSLERRVVDFYISDFQSGLRALVKTGNGARVTPYIDNSIVIDVNPENEELSPEFIRWLGARNLSSDDRMMRLKEGYIKEGSTVSVMGVVQRNENVLMIVPPLEPFTTGCQWAKCIFPASLEGIVLRCEDASKNDVIPV, encoded by the exons ATGAGTTCCAGAATTCCATCTCATCAGCTCAGCAATGGCCTTTACGTATCAGGACGGCCAGAGCAGCCAAAGGAAAGGACACCAACTATGAGCTCTGCTGCCATGCCCTATACAGGTGGAGATATCAAGAAGTCAGGAGAACTTGGGAAAATGTTCGATATCCCTATGGATGGCTCTAAATCTAGAAAATCAGGCCCTCTAACTGGTGCTCCTTCAAGGACGGGATCTTTTGGAGGTGCTGCCACACACTCTGGTCCAATCATGCCTAATGCCACAGTTAGGACCAGCTATACCACTCCGGGGCCTGTATCTTCTGGAGGCATGTCTGGTTCAGCTTCCTTAAAGAAATCAAATTCTGGCCCACTAAATAAGCATGGTGAGCCTTTGAAGAAGTCATCTGGTCCCCAATCTGGTGGAGTAACACCCACAGGCCGCCATAACTCTGGGCCTCTTCATCATGTGCTCCCTGCAACAGGTCTTATTACATCTGGACCCATTTCTTCAGGCCCTTTAAATTCTTCTGGGGCCCCTCGGAAGGTATCTGGTCCTTTAGAATCTATGGGATCAATGAAAGTACCAGGCTCCTCTGTTGTTAACAATCAGGCCGTGAATATTCTTACTCAAGCTGATGAGTTTTCCTTCAAGAGGAACCTCCCTAAGTTAGTGTCATGGTCACTAATTCTTCTCTTCGTGATGGGGTTCCTTGCTGGTGGGTTTATTCTTGGAGCTGTCCACAATGCCATTCTCCTTATGGTGGTAGTGGCACTTTTTGGTACAGTTGCTGCTTTATTCATCTGGAATACTTTTTGGGGGAGAAGAGCCATTATTGGTTACATTGCTCGTTATCCTGATTCGGAGCTTAGAACTGCAAAGAATGGGCAATATGTGAAGGTTTCTGGG GTGGTCACTTGTGGCAATGTGCCGCTTGAGACatcatttcaaaatatttctCGATGTGTGTATACATCAACAAGTTTACATGAGTATCGAGGATGGGATTCAAAGGCTGCGAACCCTTCACATCGCCATTTTACTTGGGGACTCAGATCATTAGAA AGGCGTGTGGTTGACTTCTATATCTCAGATTTCCAGTCTGGGTTGAGAGCCTTGGTTAAGACTGGCAATGGAGCAAGGGTGACTCCTTATATTGACAACTCAATTGTCATTGATGTTAATCCAGAGAATGAAGAGTTGTCCCCCGAGTTCATCAGGTGGTTGGGAGCGAGGAACCTCTCAAGTGATGATCGGATGATGCGGTTAAAAGAGGG GTATATCAAAGAAGGAAGCACAGTTAGTGTAATGGGAGTTGTTCAGAGAAATGAGAACGTGCTTATGATTGTCCCTCCACTGGAGCCGTTCACAACCGGATGCCAATGGGCAAAATGTATTTTCCCTGCTAGCCTCGAGGGTATTGTTTTAAGGTGTGAAGATGCATCGAAGAACGATGTCATACCAGTTTAG